A DNA window from Sulfitobacter noctilucicola contains the following coding sequences:
- a CDS encoding DUF4170 domain-containing protein: protein MTQRLHLVFGGELITPSENTFKNVDDIHIVGIFPNYAAAYDAWKNEAQRTVDNAHMRYFIAHLHRLRDEETPASATEELG from the coding sequence ATGACCCAACGCCTGCACCTCGTTTTCGGAGGGGAGCTTATCACCCCGAGCGAGAACACGTTCAAGAACGTGGATGACATTCACATCGTCGGTATCTTCCCCAACTATGCTGCGGCCTATGACGCGTGGAAGAACGAAGCACAGCGGACAGTAGACAACGCGCATATGCGGTACTTCATCGCGCACCTGCACCGCCTGCGGGACGAAGAAACGCCGGCATCCGCAACCGAAGAGCTGGGCTGA